The Patagioenas fasciata isolate bPatFas1 chromosome 3, bPatFas1.hap1, whole genome shotgun sequence genome contains a region encoding:
- the MRPL18 gene encoding large ribosomal subunit protein uL18m has protein sequence MALSSRLLAAGRLRTRGAGSNFASTTASLKAETEVDTSENEIVAPEFTNRNPRNLEQLALARKERGWKTTWPKREFWHRLRLERTQHYVEAFVEHCNGDIVVSASTREWAIKRHLYSPKGVAACENLGRVMAQRCLEAGINFVNFKAVIPWEYRCDSIQAFEKAVQEGGVILREPRRIYK, from the exons ATGGCGCTGAGCAGCCGCCTGCTGGCGGCCGGCCGGCTCCGGACACGTGGAGCGG GTAGTAATTTTGCATCAACTACAGCCAGTCTCAAAGCTGAGACTGAAGTGGACACAAGCGAAAATGAGATTGTTGCCCCAGAGTTCACTAACAGGAATCCTCGGAACCTGGAGCAGTTGGCCCTGGCTAGGAAGGAGCGTGGCTGGAAAACAACATGGCCAAAGCGTGAATTCTGGCATAG ATTACGGCTTGAGCGGACGCAGCATTATGTAGAAGCCTTCGTTGAGCACTGTAATGGGGACATTGTGGTATCTGCCTCTACCCGAGAGTGGGCCATAAAGAGACACCTGTACAGCCCCAAGGGAGTAGCGGCGTGCGAAAACCTCGGCCGTGTAATGGCACAGCGCTGCTTGGAAGCAGGAATCAATTTTGTGAACTTTAAAGCTGTTATCCCCTGGGAGTATCGTTGTGACTCG ATTCAGGCATTTGAAAAAGCTGTGCAGGAGGGTGGTGTCATTCTGCGTGAACCACGAAGAATCTATAAGTAG